GTGAAGGGCTGATCGGGCCGCCGGTGCTGTAACCGCCCCCGCGCGAGGCGGGGGCGAGATATTTTACAGCGCCACCTCGGCGTGCTCGCCAAGATCGCCTTCCTTCATTGTCATCCCGGTCGCGAGCTTGAACATGCCCTTGATCCCGGGGTCGGCGGTCCAGATTTCCGCGTCTTCGAGGTCGAAGCGCAAGAGGACAAGCTTGGGATCGTTCTTGCCGCCTTCGTACCAGGCCGCGATGCCGTTGTTCCACAGCCGGTCGAGCACGGCGCGATCGGTTTCGTGGCGCAGCGTCCCCGAAATGCAGGCGAAAAGATCATGGCCCTTCGAAGCGAACTGCGCCATCGCCGGGCCGCCGCCGGCAAGCCGGTTGTCGGTTGCAGTGAAGAACCAGAAGGCGCTGTTCGCATCCTTGTCGAGCTGCGCATTCATCGGAATGTGATGCGCGCGCTCGCCGGTCATGCCGACCATGACATAGGGGCTGTCGGCCAGCGCCTTCCAGAAAGTCTGCTTGATATCGTCGCTCATCGAAAGGCTCCTTCATATCCCCCGATGGACGATCAACGCGGCAGGCGGCCGGTTGTTGCCCGGCTTAGCGCGGCGCGGGCTCCGCATAGCTGACGACTTCATATTCGATGCCGTCGGGGTCGAAGAAGTAGAAGCGGCGGCCCGGCTCGTAAACGCCGTGGTTGAAGGGCAGGAGGCCGACGGCCTTGACGCGCGTTTCGACCTCTTCGAGGTCGTCGACCTGGATGCCGACAT
The Sphingopyxis macrogoltabida genome window above contains:
- a CDS encoding pyridoxamine 5'-phosphate oxidase family protein, encoding MSDDIKQTFWKALADSPYVMVGMTGERAHHIPMNAQLDKDANSAFWFFTATDNRLAGGGPAMAQFASKGHDLFACISGTLRHETDRAVLDRLWNNGIAAWYEGGKNDPKLVLLRFDLEDAEIWTADPGIKGMFKLATGMTMKEGDLGEHAEVAL